The following nucleotide sequence is from Zea mays cultivar B73 chromosome 1, Zm-B73-REFERENCE-NAM-5.0, whole genome shotgun sequence.
GATGGCGTCACCCGCCGGCCCGATCACCCCATCATCGGGCGTCGTGGAGGGGAGGAATGTCGTCGGCTAGAGAACAGTGTGTCTGCCCGCGCCAGCGTCCATGGTCGGCGCCACCATGTTTGGCGCCTTCGTGGCCTCCTTCACGGGCGTCGTGATCTGGGCGTTGGCGCACCGTGCAAGGGCCATGAAGCGGTAGACCGCACTGGTATGGGCTCCTTTGGGATGGACCGAAACCAGAAGGCCTTCTTGCATGGGCTCCCAGTGCTCAAGGACCATGGCGTCCGCGCCGACACGCACCTCGATGCCATGGCCACAGAAGCTGCTGCAGCGGCAGGGTGGCGATCCCTGCGCTGGACAGGCCAGCACCCAGGCCTTCTTGCCGTCTTTGGCGGTGCTCTTGATGATCTTCCGCTCGCGTACTATGCATGGGTTGCTTCTTCTTCACCGCCAGCAACCCCATGATCATCTGGTGTTGCTTCTCTCTGCCTGTTTCTTTTGCCTCTTTAACATCCATGGAGAAGAGGAAGAGGTACCTTATCTGTTTCGATCTGTTTTGGATGTAACAGAGACCCGAACAACGATTAAAGAGGCATATTTTAAAAGTTTATGGACCGAGATAACACAGTCACACAAGTTTAAGAACCGAAATTGTATTTTACTCCCAACGGAGTGATTCTCAAAACAACAACGATGGGAAGACTTCGTACAGAAGAATAAACATGATGTACCTGCAAAACTTGGCAATTCTCCAATGTGCTCTTCCCGCCCTGTCAATTTAACAGGGTCAGTGATTTTCTGATACAACAGCACAAAAAAACTCAGCGTATATACTACCTCCGCTCTCAAATATTTGCCGTccactagttcatttttgaactaaaacgcgaCATCTGAAAAATAACGGAGGGAATACCATCTAAAAGCACTAAAATTTGGAAGAACATATATTAGTGTCTTATCGAGGTCCAGGAACCGCTGGGTTCCCAGGGTTTTGCATCAATCTCCACAAAAAATAATAGACTAATAGCAAGGGGAAGCGTCGGAACTCGGAACAAGTGATTTGGGATTGTCGTTGGAATCAGGGACCTTGGAGTAGGGGACGATGTGGTCGTAGTCGTGGCAAAGGCAGCCGGGGCAACCCACGAGCTTGCGGAAGACGATGTTGCCGAGCGCATCGCGGCGCCACCTCTCCGGGTCACGTCCGGGCAGCCGCTCCGCCTTCTCCCAGCACTGCTGTTTCACCGCATAGGAGAAGCTCCGGGGCTCCGACgcggacggcggcggcgccgtCAGCAGCAGCTCGTCCAGGTCGGTGGCAactgcggcagcggcggcggttgTGGAGTCGAACGAGCGTGGGGAACTCGGGCGAGCCGTGGCGCCGAAGGATTGCGGCGGCGGTTGCCGGTCACTTCGGCGCCGGCGCATCGGCTTCCGTCCCACCATTGCTCTTTGGTAGTCGCCGATGAGATGAGCCGCTCGGGGGTGCCTTGCGGATATACATGTTACCCATCTGGCTGCCCGTGACCGACCCACCAAAGCCCGACCCAAACCTGGCATGGGCCGAAAGCCGTATGTCACGTTTGTTTCGGCTTTTTCTGACGAACCATTTTGATAATCTAACTATATGAGGAAATTTTAATTATTATGAGAATTACGTGCGAAGTAAGATAAAGACATTCATAAAGTTTATGGTCTAAAAAGTGACAGGATCCTACTATCATGACGGCTTGATCGTTGATTTTGGACAATTTTTACCGAAGTGATTCTCATATAAGCATGCTGAAAAATTAGGTGTTTGTCAGTCCACAGCAGCTTTTGATGGTCAGAATCAGAAAAAAAAGTTGAAACAAATAGGCACGTAGGCTCGTGCTAGTTCGGTACGAGGCTCATGCcatacttaggccacaaaaaaggCATGTGGTGCCAGCACGAACATGGTTTGTGTAGAAATATTTGCAATTTCGCCACCCCAAGTGTTGACACTTTGCTATTTTGCCATCTACGTCTCTGGTTTGTGGGTCTAtttgtgtctatgatttgtgggtccgaTGGCAAATTAGCGAAGTCCACTGTCGATAGCGACAAAATTGTAAATCCCTCTAAAAATATTTAATTTCACCACCCCAAGTGTTGACACTTTGCTATTTTGCAATCTCTATGTGTAAGGAGACGTGTGGTTATGGTCTCATCTATCTATTTCTAATGCTCCTTATGAAAGGAGACAATGCAGTTCTGGTATGTCTATTTCTATAGTCAGTTCACTCCTACGATCATCTCTCCTCCCATACTTGCCTTCACCTCCTCTGAGTTCTCTCGACTTCTCTTGAGTCACATCTCGACTCTCACTCGTCTAGGCGAGGCACGCTAGCAAGTCATTGCAACATGTCTCCAGTGTTTTACCGATCATCTTATCTATCATATTTACCTATATCTCGAACTCTTGTCCTCTATCGTTTCATTTccgtaaccctaaccctaattctAATCCTCGATTTGGTCAAGATCTATATCAAGGTCGCTTTGTTGTCCTCTCATCGGCAAATCTGGTGCTCCGGTTGTATAAGAGAGCCACCAATTCTTCCTCTACCATACCAATCTCTCATCATGGCTCCTGCTCGTCTTAGCAAGGTGGACGTTGGTGGGCCTCCATCACCGTTGTCGCACTAGCAACGAAACCTGAGGGCCTATGTCAGTGCCCGAAGAAAACCATACCCTCATATGATGACAAGACATCTTCTAACCCCCCCCCCCTAAAAAGAGATTATTGATGAACCCATGGTCCTGATGCTTTGACCCCTGAGGACCTACCATGGCTTTACCTAAGTAGGAGCCCACCATACCGGGGGACTTGATCTCTAAGCCCCCCCCCCCTCGAAGTTATAAGATAGTCCCCGCCGCCACCGTCCAACAGAACAACCGAAACTTGAACCTCCAGGGCCTCAAGATGCTCTAGCTATCAAAGCGCTTCCAACTTAGTTCTTTCGGTCGCTTGGGGCCCTCTATGGGCAGGGCTAGGCAAAATACTCGTAACCCGAAACCCAAACCCAGAATACCCAAACTCGACCCGAAATACTCAGAACCTAAATTTGTTCGGGAATTTTGAGTGGCAACTTGTAAAACCCGAACTTATTTTGGGTAATTCAGGTACTACAATTGGGTACCTAAAATACCTGAAATACCCAAACTTTCAtatgtcatgtactcatgtcaatGTTAATTATCAATTTGTGCATATATAATTATGTGTAAATGTGTATAAACTTGTGGTTGTAGATTGCATGTGTGTTTTGTATGCATgcatatcattattcaaactgtGTTTTTGTACTAATGtataggtgaaagggaattaggcttacacctatttcctaaatgattttggtggttgaattgctcaacacaaataattggactaactagtttgctctagtctataagttatacaggtgccaaaggttcacacttagccaataaaaagaccaagaaatgggttcaacaaagagagcaagggataaccgaaggctgccctggtctggcgcaccggactgtccggtgtgccaccggacagtgtccggtgcaccaggggactccaagccaaactccgcaccttcgggaattttcagaggcgcttcactataattcaccggacatgtccggtgcacaccggacagtgtccggtgctccagaggagagcgactctgaacttgccagcttcagatttccgctccgctataattcaccggacatgtccggtgagccagcggagcaacggctacttcgcgccaacggtcgactgcaacgcatcaaatgcgcgccagcgcgcgcagaggagcagagcacgcgcgggtggcacaccggacagtctacaggacttgtccggtgcaccaccggacagccaggcgggcccacaagtcagagctccaacggtcggaacccaacggcctggtgacgtggctggcgcaccggacactgtccggtggcgcaccggactgtccggtgcgccatgcgacagcagcctccaccaaacgactagtttggtggttggggttataaatacccccaaccaccccacattcaacacatccaagttttccatcttccaaccacttacaagagctagacattcaatacaagacacacccaagtgatcaaatcctctcctaattccacaaaagctttagtgttaagtgagagtgatttgttgtgttcttttgagctcttgcgcttggattgctttctttctcattctttcttgcgatcaaactcacttgtaattgaggcaagagacaccaatcgtgtggtgatccttgtgggaactttgtgttccaagtgattgagaagaaaagctcactcggtctaagggactgtttgagagagggaaagggttgaaagagacccggtctttgtgaccacctcaacggggagtaggtttgcgagaaccgaacctcggtaaaacaaatccgcgtgtcacactctttattcgcttgcgatttgttttgcactctctctcgcggactcgattatatttctaacgctaacccggattgtagttgtgattaatttcgtaaattttagtttcgccctattcacccccctctaggcgactttcaatagggtgcatgtgtttttatgaagttaagagcatctccaaaaggAAATGCAAAATTATTCACCAAAAACTGATTATGGGGGGCATACTAAATCGTTTTCATGCTGTAAACAAAGTATACCTCCATCAGTTCACGCAAAAAAGAATGCTCAAACAAAACTGGGCTACAAAAATGAACGCTCAAACAAAAATGGGCCACTCGCTGGTGCTATCGCTGGCCCAGTTGGCCTGTGCTGCTTGTCGATCGACATATTTTTTTGTGCTGCTCAATGTGTCATTACTGATGCAAATGAAGATCTTACCATGTCTTGCATTGTAGTACCGCTCTGACGTCTTAACTTAATTCGTGTTAGACATCCACAAAACTTGTTGACACATTTCTGAATTGTCTCCCATCGGTGCATTAGAGAATTAAGTGTACGCTTTGTCTGGCACTTGTTGTGTTCATGAAAGTATTCGTATATACGAGACAAATATCGACCACCTTTTTTATCTTTGCTCACAATATGATCCAAACTAATATTGAGCCACACCGAAACTAAAATGTCATCTTCGTTATCACTGAAATTTTTGGACCTCTTATTGTTCGGTCTTGCGTTGGGGGCTACTGGACAAACTGACATTGATTTTGACTGTAGTTCAGGGCATGTGTTGCTATGAGTATCAAATTCTCTTTGACTGTTGTCATCCCTCATCATGCTAGAAAAGTATCCATTTCCTGCatacatgacaacccactcagagACACGCTTCCAAAGGCCGGGAACATTTAAAAAGCCCACAAGTACATAGTAGTACACAATTAAGAATAAAATGGTCACTTCACGACAATTCAGTTTGTGGATAGGATTGACTACTAGCTGATCAGGGTGCATCAAGTTTATTTCGATGCATAATCACCAAAAGAAAATGATGCCAAGTATTCTTACGCAATTCTAACCAAAGCTTTAGAATTATGGTACTAAAATCCAGCCATAACAGAGGCCCCACTCAGAACTAGATGCAGTAAATTAACAAAACTGGATGCAGTAAATTAACAGAGTTGGCAGCCACCATTTTGCACTAAATCATCAGGATTCAGCCATCTTCAAAGTGGCCATGCGCTCACCAGATTCAGAGATCAGGCAGGTGGTACAGATTAATGAAAAAGGGTGAGGGTAGATCTACCCAATTTGGCGCTGATATACCTTTAGTTGTGCTTATCAACTAAAAAGGATTGTAGAAAGCAAACCCAAGCAAGTAGTCCAGTACAAATAAAAAGATAACCAGAATAGGACCGCATTTGAAATAATAAGATTGTAGAAGGAAAACTGGATCACAGGCTAACAGCACATCAACATTAAAAACATGTATTCCTAATTGATTTCGTTAGTCACAAATCAAGGAAAACTGAAAACATTGGCGACCTGCCTGAGCAATTAGTGAGGACCTTTTGGTTTCTTCTTCAGAAGAGGAATACACATGACAAGACTAGTACACACACGGCAGGAATACACACGGTTGTTCTTCAACAATGAACCAAAGATTGACGTGCCTGTTAACTGAAGAATCAGCTGTTTACCCCAGCCTTGTACAGTTGCACAGACTCAGGGCCAGACGTCGCTTTTCATTGGTGTATGGGGGGACAAAGAAAACATCAAAAACCACATATCATCCATTGTTGCACATAAGTCGTCGTTGAACAAGGCCCCACCAATTGGATGCAGCTCGCTTCCGTCGTCGAGATCTAGTTCTCTGGTCGTGGCCATCTGCCAGTGCGGGATCCCGCCGCCGAAGGACAACACCTCCCGTATTAGCTGGCTGTCACAACGTACTTGTGGTTGTGCATTCATAGCAGATGATCGTGGTGGCTGCATCTCGAGACTTCAACCGTCCAACCACCACCTCTGCTTTCTCTCCCGCTGTCGCCGCTTTCCACTCCTCCGCCTGAGCGCAAGGGTGAAAAATAAAGCGGGAAATGACTGGTGAAGCGCGCACGTAAGGATTGGGGAAGAAATCACGTCACGGAAATTTGCAGGAGGAGAGAGCTCGGATACGGGGTGACGAAAATTTTGGGGAAAGTTAGAGGAGCTGTTGGATAAGATTTTTTTATTCCAAGCCTAAAATAGGTTTTGGGGTATGTTTTAGTGAccttttggagatgctctaacacaACCGTTTGGATAGTTCGGGAATAGCCGAATCCGAAATTCCGGGTACTCGAATTTTCGAGTGCTGTAATTTCGGCTAAGgatacttgtcggcgtttcgagaccggggggtccctggaccgacgagtgaaatgtcgccgcgtgccccagcccagatgggtcggcgcgagacgaagcgcgaagggggaaaggagacaggtgtgagagaggtggaaatcccgcggccttcgtgtttgtcccgcgcccaggtcgggtgcgcttgcagtagggggttacaagcgtccacgcgggagggggagcgagcggcctcacgcaagcgcctgtcccgtcctcttccccgcgcggccaaccttctgtaagagggctctggtccttccttttataggcgtaaggagaggatccaggtgtacaatgggggtgtagcagagtgctaacgtgtctagcggaggagagctagcgccctaagtacatgccatcgtggcagccggaggggttttggcacctgg
It contains:
- the LOC100382155 gene encoding uncharacterized protein LOC100382155, with translation MVGRKPMRRRRSDRQPPPQSFGATARPSSPRSFDSTTAAAAAVATDLDELLLTAPPPSASEPRSFSYAVKQQCWEKAERLPGRDPERWRRDALGNIVFRKLVGCPGCLCHDYDHIVPYSKGGKSTLENCQVLQATVNRSKGNKTEISKSELIQKSAYCRVSGRDMDLVELSAYGNVRRGPDSGGCKIQ